Part of the Pseudodesulfovibrio hydrargyri genome is shown below.
AATCGAGGATATACCGCCTGTCCTTCGACGCGGCCCACGGCCGCTACGTCATCCCCAAGGGGTCGGTCACCCTGGACGGCATCAGCCTGACGGTCAACGACTGCGCCCCCACCTGGCTCGAGGTGAACATCATCCCCGAAACCCAGAAGGTCACGACCATCTCCGGCTGGACCCCGGGCACCAGGGTCAACATGGAAACCGACGTCATCGGCAAGTACGTGGAGCGGATGGTCCAGCCGTGGACCGGCGGTCCGGAAGCCGCCGAACCCGGCGGCATCACCATGGAGTACCTGCGGAAGAACGGCTTCTAGACGCGCCGTTCCTTGGTCCCCTCTAAAATGCGGGAAAGAGAAGCACGCCTTCGGGCGTGCTTTTTTGTGCCCGGAGGAGCGTCCGCGCATCCGCGTCCGGGCTTTTGGCTGTTTACCTTACATTGTTTTTCGCCTTTACGGCGACTTCCTTTTTTGCTGGCGCAGAAAAAAGGAAGCAAAAACGGCGCTGTGGTGCGAGCGCGGCGGCAACGGACCCAAGAGCCCGTAGGCGGCTTTCGCTGCCCGGATAGATGCCTGCTGCGCAGACTCGATCCGGTATGCGCTTCGCCGCCGGAGACGGGCTCTAGGGTCCGCTGCCGATTGCTGGCCTACGCATGAGTGTATCGGGCCGGGGCGTCTCGCTTGGCGTAAGACTCGGCAGGAGCGCGCTTCGACAACCGTGAAGCGACTCGGACGCTTGCGTCCGACAGCGACTCTCCCACTTACGAGTCGCAGCACACCCTCCCGCGTCCCGTCATACCTCTTCCCTTCACCCAAATCAGCCCTTGAACGGGAGGTTAGAAGCTGACCGCGAGGGACGGCGGCTCTTCGGATCGGAGCGAGCGCGGCGAGCCTCGATTCGGGAGTCGACCCGAGCGGATCAGCTTCTTGCCTCCCGCTCTCCGGGCGGCCGCCCCACCCCCCAGGCCCTTTTTTTCGTCTATTTTTTTGGGCCAGCAAAAAAATGGACCCCGCCGGGAGGGCATGGAGCATCGTGCGGGCGCAGCCCGCACGGCGGCTCTCGCGTGCCGCAGGCACGCTCTTCGCCGCCCGAAGGAGCATGCAACCCGCATACAAGTTATCCACACCCTATCAGTTCGGCATTCCGAATAAACTCAAAATCGTCGATATCCCGCGGAAATGAACAAATTCCCCGGCTCACCCTAAACATAACGATTTCACCGCCGATACGTATAAGGAAGCGCCGGGACCTTCCCGGCCTTGCAAAGAGCATCACAAGGGGCAAGCTGGCCCCGCCAAACCCGCATGGACGCGGGAGGGAGACAACGGTATGGCCATGGACGGCGATATTCTGTTTTCGATCATCACGCCCTCGGCCGGGAATCGGCCGAACGCCCTGCAAAACGCGGTCGCATCCGTGGAGCGGGCGGCCCGGTTCGCCGGACTGGAGCGCAACCAACTGGAAATTCTCATCGGGTTCGACGGGGCCAGGGGAAAGGCTCCTGCCTGCGACTTCCCTGTACGGACCTTCAGCCTGCCCGGGGACCACGACCAGGGACACGGGGTCCGCAACACCCTGCTCAAGCTCTCGGGCGGGGAAAAAATCCTCTTCCTGGACGACGACAACGTGCTCAAGCCGTGTTCCCTGAGCCGCTACCTGCACCACCGGGACGCCGAAATGGTCATCGGGCGCATCGACGCCCAGCTGGCCCTGGGCCAGCCCTGGCTGCCGGTCTTCGACGACGGGCCGCTGGTCCGGCCCGGCAACCTGGACCTGCTCTGCCTGTGCCTGTCGCGCAGGCTGGTGGTGGACCGCTGCGGCGGCTGGCGCTTCCGGGGCGAGTTCGACTCCTGCCAGCGGAACATGGCGGACTGGCACCGGCGGGCACGCAGCGTGACCGTCATCGAGGACGTGGTCGGCATCTTCGACGCCGGGCGCAGCCTGGACCACGCGGCCCTGTCCGCGCGGCAGAAGGCCCTGCTCGACGGACTCGTGGGTGAACGCGGCACGCCGCTTGCCCGACCCGCGGCGCGGCGCGCCCCGAGCCTGGCCCTGGCCTAGCGCCCTCGCGCAGACAGGCCCTCCCGCGCCCTCCGGCCACCCGGCCGGGGGGCGTAGGGGTGCGCCCTCTTTCCTTTTTTTCCCGATCCGGGTACGATACCGGAAAGCCTATCAGCGAAAAAAGGAAGTCAGCATGTCCCAGACCCTCAAAGGCCGCCTACGACAACAGGCCTGGCGGATTTTCGTGCTCCAATGCGGCCTGTCCCTGACCGTCGTCGTTTTCGCTCTGCTTCCCGCCACTTTGCTGCACGACCCAAGCTACACCATGGCCGCCCCGTTCCTGGCCGCCGTCCTGCTCCTGGGCATCACCGCGTTCTGCGGGACCCGGCTCATGCATCTGCTCGACGGGGCCCACGACAGGATCGCCGCCCTGACCACCCACGACGAGCTGACCGGCCTGCCCAACCGGAGCTGGTTCTTCGACCGGCTGGACGAGGAGATCGACCGGGCCGAGCGCTACGGCAACAAGCTCTCCCTGGTCATGGTCGACCTGGACCGTTTCCGGGCGGTCAACGACTCCTTCGGCCACCCGCTGGGCGACCTGGCCCTGGCCGAGGTGGCCCGGCTGCTGGCCGCCAACATCCGCACATCGGACGTGGTCGCCCGATACGGCGGCGAGGAGTTCATGATCATCCTGCCCGAGACCGACGCGGAACGGGCCGCCCGGGCCGCCGAAAAGCTGCGCGTGGTCGTGGAGGTCAACGACATCAGCCTGGAAGGCCCGGAGATCAAGGTGACCATCTCCTGCGGCGTGGCCGACCTCGCCTCGATCCACCCGCGGCGGGGCTCGCGGCGCGACGCACTGGTGGTGGCCGCGGACCGTGCCATGCACCGGGCCAAGCAGAACGGCCGCAACCAGGTGCTCGTGCACGCGGCCGAACACGAGCGCCAGCTCACCCTGGTCTGACCGACATCCGCCCGCACCCGTTGCCAACGGGCGGCCAATGACTATACTTGCGGGGAGCGGACGGAACGGTCCGGATCGCCCTTCCCGTTCCATCTTTTTACAACCATCTGATATACATACGATTTCACCAGGGAATTTTCCCCTTTCCCAGCGCAGCCATTTACGCTAAGTACATTGGTTCCCCGCCGGACGGCGTCGGGCGAGGATTTTCCGCACCCCTTACGGGGTAAACCATCATCGAGGTAGAAGCATGCCCCTCTGCAAAATCGAAGAAGCCATTGAGGATATCCGCCAGGGCAAAATGGTCATCATGGTGGATGACGAGGACCGGGAGAACGAAGGCGATCTGATCTGCGCCGCCGAGGCGGTCACGCCCGAGATCATCAATTTCATGGCCACGCACGCCCGCGGGCTGATCTGCCTGC
Proteins encoded:
- a CDS encoding glycosyltransferase family A protein is translated as MDGDILFSIITPSAGNRPNALQNAVASVERAARFAGLERNQLEILIGFDGARGKAPACDFPVRTFSLPGDHDQGHGVRNTLLKLSGGEKILFLDDDNVLKPCSLSRYLHHRDAEMVIGRIDAQLALGQPWLPVFDDGPLVRPGNLDLLCLCLSRRLVVDRCGGWRFRGEFDSCQRNMADWHRRARSVTVIEDVVGIFDAGRSLDHAALSARQKALLDGLVGERGTPLARPAARRAPSLALA
- a CDS encoding GGDEF domain-containing protein produces the protein MSQTLKGRLRQQAWRIFVLQCGLSLTVVVFALLPATLLHDPSYTMAAPFLAAVLLLGITAFCGTRLMHLLDGAHDRIAALTTHDELTGLPNRSWFFDRLDEEIDRAERYGNKLSLVMVDLDRFRAVNDSFGHPLGDLALAEVARLLAANIRTSDVVARYGGEEFMIILPETDAERAARAAEKLRVVVEVNDISLEGPEIKVTISCGVADLASIHPRRGSRRDALVVAADRAMHRAKQNGRNQVLVHAAEHERQLTLV